A genomic stretch from Marinimicrobium sp. C6131 includes:
- the ltrA gene encoding group II intron reverse transcriptase/maturase: MNTVRHQMPAPAGRVAQREGEALAKATSDETGLPRQESEGAGRDLLVQALARENMQRAWKRVKANKGSAGVDGLDIAQSAEHLRWAWPALKQQLLEGTYRPQPVRRVGLPKPDGSERELGIPTVTDRLIQQALLQVLQPLIDPTFSEHSHGFRPGRRAHDAVLAAQRYAQQGRHIVVDVDLSKFFDRVNHDILIDRLKKRVNDPGVIRLVRAYLNAGIMDGGVVMERHEGTPQGGPLSPLLANVLLDEVDKELERRGHCFARYADDCNVYVRSYKAGERVMRLLRRCYKKLRLVINETKSAVTSVFGRKFLGYALWQTREGEVRRAVSAKAVQAFKLRVRQLTRGSVGRSMEQVVETLCRYLLGWKGYFRLAQTPRIWRSLDKWIRRRLRALQLRQWRRGKTIYRELLRLGAKPEVAQSVAALSRRWWHNSLSAIHTVQTVAYFDRLGVPRLA; encoded by the coding sequence ATGAATACTGTACGGCATCAGATGCCCGCGCCAGCGGGGCGGGTCGCACAACGCGAAGGTGAAGCCTTGGCGAAGGCGACCAGCGATGAAACAGGACTCCCGCGACAAGAGTCGGAGGGCGCAGGGCGAGACCTGCTTGTGCAGGCACTCGCACGCGAGAATATGCAGCGGGCATGGAAGCGCGTGAAGGCCAACAAAGGATCGGCCGGGGTGGACGGTCTGGACATTGCCCAGAGCGCTGAACACCTGCGATGGGCATGGCCGGCGCTCAAACAGCAACTGCTGGAGGGCACCTATCGGCCACAGCCCGTTCGTCGGGTAGGCCTCCCGAAACCGGATGGCAGTGAACGGGAGTTGGGAATCCCCACCGTCACCGACCGTCTGATTCAACAGGCACTGTTGCAAGTGCTGCAACCGCTGATTGATCCCACCTTCAGCGAGCACAGTCATGGCTTCCGTCCGGGCCGCCGGGCCCACGACGCCGTGTTGGCGGCGCAACGCTACGCCCAGCAAGGTCGCCACATCGTGGTGGATGTCGACCTGTCGAAGTTCTTCGACCGGGTCAACCACGACATCCTGATTGACCGCCTGAAGAAACGCGTGAACGACCCCGGTGTCATCCGGCTGGTTCGTGCGTACCTGAACGCGGGCATCATGGACGGTGGTGTGGTGATGGAGCGGCACGAAGGCACGCCGCAGGGCGGGCCACTGTCGCCGCTACTGGCCAACGTCCTGCTGGACGAGGTGGACAAAGAGCTGGAACGCCGGGGGCACTGCTTCGCCCGCTATGCGGATGACTGCAACGTCTACGTCCGCAGTTACAAAGCGGGCGAGCGGGTCATGCGCCTGCTACGCCGGTGCTACAAGAAGCTGCGTCTGGTGATTAATGAAACCAAGAGCGCGGTGACCAGTGTGTTCGGTCGCAAGTTCCTCGGTTATGCCCTATGGCAAACGAGAGAAGGAGAAGTCCGGCGCGCGGTATCGGCCAAGGCGGTGCAGGCGTTCAAGCTCAGGGTCAGGCAACTGACCCGAGGGTCAGTGGGGCGCAGCATGGAGCAGGTGGTGGAAACGCTCTGTCGTTACTTGTTGGGGTGGAAGGGCTACTTCAGGCTGGCGCAAACACCGCGTATCTGGCGATCGCTGGATAAGTGGATACGCCGACGCTTGAGAGCCCTGCAACTGAGGCAGTGGCGTCGGGGCAAGACGATCTATCGGGAGCTTCTAAGGCTTGGGGCGAAACCCGAGGTGGCGCAATCGGTGGCGGCACTGAGCCGTCGCTGGTGGCACAACAGTCTATCCGCCATCCACACAGTGCAAACCGTTGCCTACTTCGATCGGTTGGGTGTGCCGCGACTCGCGTGA